A window of the Streptomyces sp. NBC_00250 genome harbors these coding sequences:
- a CDS encoding 2-aminoethylphosphonate ABC transporter substrate-binding protein has translation MRTYAKPIAAVTGSLVLAAGLTACGGSSAASDEKIVTVYSADGLKGEAGDGWYDKVFADFEKKTGIKVKYVEGGSGEMVQRALREKSNTQADVIVTLPPFIQQAGSKGLLQAYTPQGADQVDGGDKASDGTWTSVVNNYFGFIHNKKELPAAPKTWEELLDGKFKDKLQYSTPGVAGDGTAVLIKAMHDFGGQEPALEYLKKLQANNVGPSSSTSKLAPKVDKGELLVANGDVQMNFAQSKSMPNLGIWFPAQGAGKPTTFALPYAAGLVNKAPHTENGKKLLDFMLSEGAQREVSAIGGGFPARKDVKATDANAIELAKLMEGVEIFEPDWADVDKNLKTYVDAWKSATGS, from the coding sequence ATGCGTACGTACGCCAAGCCGATCGCCGCCGTCACCGGCTCCCTCGTCCTCGCCGCGGGCCTCACCGCCTGCGGTGGTTCCTCCGCCGCCTCCGACGAGAAGATCGTCACCGTCTACAGCGCCGACGGCCTCAAGGGCGAGGCGGGCGACGGCTGGTACGACAAGGTCTTCGCCGACTTCGAGAAGAAGACCGGCATCAAGGTCAAGTACGTCGAGGGCGGCTCCGGGGAGATGGTGCAGCGCGCCCTCCGCGAGAAGAGCAACACCCAGGCGGACGTCATCGTGACCCTGCCGCCCTTCATCCAGCAGGCCGGCTCCAAGGGCCTGCTCCAGGCCTACACCCCGCAGGGAGCCGACCAGGTCGACGGCGGCGACAAGGCGAGCGACGGCACCTGGACCTCCGTCGTCAACAACTACTTCGGCTTCATCCACAACAAGAAGGAGCTGCCGGCCGCCCCGAAGACCTGGGAGGAGCTGCTGGACGGCAAGTTCAAGGACAAGCTCCAGTACTCCACCCCCGGTGTCGCGGGCGACGGCACCGCCGTCCTCATCAAGGCGATGCACGACTTCGGCGGCCAGGAGCCGGCCCTGGAGTACCTGAAAAAGCTCCAGGCCAACAACGTCGGCCCGTCCTCCTCCACCTCCAAGCTCGCCCCCAAGGTGGACAAGGGCGAACTCCTCGTCGCCAACGGCGATGTGCAGATGAACTTCGCCCAGTCCAAGTCCATGCCGAACCTCGGCATCTGGTTCCCGGCCCAGGGCGCCGGCAAGCCCACCACCTTCGCCCTGCCCTACGCGGCGGGCCTGGTGAACAAGGCCCCGCACACCGAGAACGGGAAGAAGCTCCTCGACTTCATGCTGAGCGAGGGCGCCCAGCGCGAGGTCAGCGCGATCGGCGGCGGCTTCCCGGCCCGCAAGGACGTCAAGGCCACCGACGCCAACGCCATCGAACTGGCCAAGCTGATGGAAGGCGTCGAGATCTTCGAGCCGGACTGGGCCGACGTCGACAAGAACCTCAAGACGTACGTCGACGCATGGAAGTCGGCGACCGGTAGCTGA